The Malus sylvestris chromosome 8, drMalSylv7.2, whole genome shotgun sequence genomic interval CTCACGCTGGACTGCGCCATTCTTTTCAAAGCAGCCATGGCCACCAAAAACCACCCCCACAGCGACAGAAAATACACACACCTGCTGACtatcaaaccctaatttcccaTTTCAATGGACTAGAATTTCCATTTGCAGTGATTGCGGAGGGTGAAAATGGAGCCAAATGGAGGGAGATTCGTAAGGGGAAACCTTAGAATTGGGGATTAGGGTTTCGGAAAATGATCAGATAGAACGAATCAGACAAATTGAGAGAGAAATGGATAAATTGCTGTTGGATTCAAGCATTGCCGACACCGTCTTAGCGTAAACCCTAGTTCTCAGGCCCACTTCCTGGTACCCTAGCTCATCGACGGCGAACGTGAACAGGTACGGCGGGATTGACTGCTCCATCATGAACTCATCGACGACCCTGTCGTTAGCGCACCACAAAGCGTCGCCAGAGATCAGCATCGAACAAAGCATCGCCAGAGATTGAGGCCTGATAATGATGGCAGCGAACGAAGTGAGGAAGACATGAGTGAATCAGGAGGAGAGATCGAGGtctgatggtgatggtgatggtggtggtgagagAGGAAATGAGATTCAAGGAGGAGAGATCGAGGGAGGAGAGGGGAGAGTTAAGGGAATTGAGTCTGAGAATGAAATAGAGTCTTGGAAGTCCCGGAcaagaataagagagagagagagagagagagagagagagagagagaggtagggagagagagagagagagagagagagagggtgaaaTCAACGGTAGGAAACCAACGTAGGAAATCAACGATCCGGGCGGGGGGCTTGTTTATTCCCATTTCCCTACCCGCCCCACCCCGTTATTTACCTGTACCCGCCCGCCCCGTTTTGCATTTATAATTTTTGGATCCGCCCCGAACCTTGATTACTCGCCCCGACCTACGGTTCCTATACCCATTTGCCCACCCCATAACCGATAAACTCACAACAAAGTAGAAGTGAATATTACGTCAGTTGGCAAAGTCAGTGTCTCCAATTTTTTCTAACTGAGTTGAACCTTCGGTTCCATAGGTAGATTTAGAATTCTGCTttgtcaaaaagaaaaataatgattGTCATAATTAAAGCGGTAGTCTGAATGACTAAGAACATTTACTTATGGAAACCTATATTCTTGTGTTAGTTTTCCTCTTTCCTGAATACCGCTTGTTTCAAACAAAGGGGTTTTATGGGAGGgaaaaattggattattattaactTTAACGATAAAGTATGGTACCCTTGCCCTTTTCTTTCCTCAAACAAAAAGACGACTGTTGTAATTACTTTGATCACATAACTCTTTTGAATGGTGAAATTGATTCCAACCATTCAGAAGTTCATGCTGAATTCTTCACAGGCAACTGGGTGTTTAGAGACGAAACTTGGATGTACAAAGAACTACTCAAATTAGGACACCATTTAGACGATATTTTTACTTGGAGCATGATTCGAATGCGGGTGCAAAACATACATTTTTCTAACCAACCCGTTTCATCACGTTCGCTACTAGCAAATGATGTTAACAATATTAACCAAGTCTGAAGAGTTTATTGTTCATAATTTAGACAAAAATATTGGCataaacatattataatatgatTGAATTAGATATATCATGTTGGCATGCTATGAAACGGTATCAAAATAGACAATAATCATCGGTAACAATTatttagagttttttttttttttttttttttttgtctttttaatcAACATGAGAAGATATTCGAACTTAAAATTTCTTCCAACATAGAAAAGTGGAATAATGATCCAAACCAAGAGTAACGTTGGTCACAATTTAGAGTTTAGACCTCTAACTATTTTGGTGCTAGGCTTTGGAGAATAATTCTCCAGGATATTATCCAATTTGCAAATGCAGAAAAGAAATGGTTTGCCAAACATTTGTACCACGGCACTTGCCCTATAACGTGGCTTGAGAGTCTACCCCCTCACAATCCAATTCTCCAAAAAGGCTTTGTAGTTCTCCAAAAAACTTGACCAAACTTCCCGACCCTCCCGCTATCCCTCACGTACTCTTCCATCTCACACAaagaatcccatccacatatAAATCCCACCATTCCCACATAACAAACAGTTCTTCGCCATTTGCCACATTTTGTTCTCAACAAGCCACGACCTTAACGGCTGCCATAACTGCCCTAATGGACTCCGTCGCCTCCACCTCCTCCCCACCAAACCACCACCCCCGACGCCCGCGAACCCGGTTCAAACCCACGCAACCCTTCGCCGACCGCATTCTTCGAGccctccaccaccacctccgCCTCCTCCACCGCCGAGACTCCAACTTCTTCGTGTTAGGCGCCACGGGGAACGTCTACACCGTCTCCTTATCCGCCACCCCTTCATGCACGTGCCCGGACCGTACAACCCCATGCAAGCACATTTTCTTCGTGTTCATCCGAGCGTTGGGCCTTCCCCTCGATGACGCATGTCTGAGGAGGAGGACGCTGCGGCCGTGCCAGGTCAACCGCCTCTTAGGGCTGCCTACGCTGCCGGAAGCACTGGCGGCTTTCAGCCTTCGAGAGAGGTTTCACCAGTTGTTTTTTCAGGGCTCCTCGTCGTCGTCAGCAACAAAGCCACGACATCAGGTGGAAATTGAAGAGGGAAGTAGCTGCCCGGTTTGTTTGGAGGAGATGGCGGGAAAGCAAGAGAAGGTGGTGGCTTGCGGGACGTGTAGAAACCCTATACacgaagagtgtttgatgacgTGGAAGAGGAGCAGCGGGGGGAGGTCGGCTAGTTGCGTGATTTGTAGGGCAAGGTGGAAGGATATTAATAGGATTATGAAACAAGATAAGTACTTGAATTTGGCTGCTTATTATGCTACTAATCATGATCAAGATGACATTGGTAATGCTAGTGAGGGTCTATCGGGTGATGGTTGACCCAAATAATCTCTGTGTAATTTCATGTAAATTAAGTTAAATTATTACAAGAACAGGTTACAAGGGATGCTTCATAATTGTAAATAGATTGATGGATaatctaggaaaaggaaattaCAAATTGCTTAGTGTGGCAACTTGAAAATTATCAAAAATTTCAAAGAGATAGACCAAtggtttattatttaattactgGAATTGAAATTGTCCTCAATTTGCATATTATTACCTGTATAGCATCATAAGCGTTAAAATAGAACAATGATTTGATGCTGAAAGAAAAGCAGGAGCTTCTATTTAATTCAACCAGAGTCCAATCACAACTAAACACgtgtctaaaaaaaataaatgaactaAAACCAATATCACCCCATATGTTCAATCAGTActcaaattttaattgaatttcagCCTGAACTCCTTCTTTCAGCAACCAATCATTATTTGAAAAATATGTCTGTGCCACCAAATATATTTCATTGTGTATATATACGCATCACGTCTTATAGATACAATACAAGGAGACGTATAAAAGATTGCATGACATATTCTCTCATTTTATTAGGAATAAATGGACATTTCTTAGATTATTCTCTAAGCAAGAGATCAACTGTACGGCTGTCGTAGGTTAAGTCAAATTCCAATGATCAATTATTTTGACAATTAGAAATCCAATTGATTGGATAAGCTTCTTAATGCAACGTGTACGTACTTAAAACTTCTTGCGTCTGACAAATCCAATTCCAAATAACCATCTGCCAATGACAACTTCACACTACAATCGACAGATAGATTAGCATTATCCAAAGTTGATTCAAGTCACTTTCAACAAGACCCAAGATCTATTATTTTGCTTCATATgtatgatgatttttaattgtGGCCCTCTCTAATACTACATGGAAAAATCTGGTGCTTTCCTCATCTTCTTAATCCcttaatcaaattaattaatgacAATAACAAAATAGAAATGCAAGCAATGGATTATCTTGATGTTTAGCGTTTTTCTTTTCAACCAACTATGCTTCGAATTcaaaatttttcattttcttaagaATAGATTAATCTAGAATATCATTTAtacgaaaaaaacaaaaaagaaaatattttacaaGTTTTCTTTATAGAAGGATCCTAAGGATCCCGTGTATCGTGcatcgtgcggttagaaattatttcaaaatttaaaattaaatataaatagtatctaacgaaaactgaccgcacgatatacagtGAACGGTCACGATCACGGAATCCCTAAAATCCCCAGAAAAAGGATTCGATTTCCTACTTTATATACATCTAACattcaaattgaataaattaaaaaataatcgaTACAAGTAAATAAACATGAGTGCGTAATGAGCGTATGAAAATTAATATTAACTATCACAACATAAGTACTACATGTttctaatatatttttctacaaaacttttCATTATATATCTGGTGTAGCTCTCATTGGCAATTTGTCATTACATCTGACAAGCAGGGTCATTGCACAAAGAAATTCCAGCTAAAGAAAAAGACCTCTGCATTTCTGATCGGCATTTTGTCAAGCGCCTCCTTTTCTGGGTCGCTCCACCTCCAAAAATGGAAGAGGAACATGTCACTCCTCCGAACGGCGACAACTTGTCTCAAAAGGTGGTGGCGGTGGCCGCCGGCGAAGCACACACTCTGGCTCTCACCGGCGATGGGTTTGTGTATTCGTGGGGAAGAGGCATGTTTGGGCGGCTTGGGACCGGTTCGGAGTCCGACGAGCTTGCCCCGGTTCGAATCAAGTTCAATGATCCTCGCAGTGAAGAAGGAGCGAGGCTCAAATTTGTGGGAGTTGCCGCCGGTGCTTACCACAGTCTTGCTCTTGCTGGTCAGTTTATGATTGCTGTGTGTTTGTTTTGTCTGGTTATAACTTATTTCTGATAATTAAAGTTCACATATTTCCGCAGATGTGTGTTAGGCCAGTTGACTACACCAAAGTTGGAATCCTGCGCTTCTTATATATTAGAGTAGTTTAAAATATCGTCTAATGAAAAGTTTATAACTTTcctccattttgcatacatagaAGGCAACTTTGAAGTTTTTACTGGGATTAATGGCATTGGAATTTAAAATGTTACAGTGTGGTTGTAGTATGTGTGTGATGGGATTTTGTTGCTTGACAAACTATATATGATAATATTATAGATAAACTAACTATACAGGTAGGTGTTTAGTCAATCAGTTCGATATCAGGACCAAGAATATGAAATAATCGAAGTGGACATGAAACTCCTCTGTTCTAACTTTACTTTCGTGGTGGCAGAAGATGGATCGGTTTGGTGCTGGGGTCACAACAAATGTATCCTTCATTAGAGTTACCAAGTAATTCAGTGCAATGAAAAGATTTACTTGTGGAAATTGCCATTGTGTTCTTTCATTTATGTTGTTTAAATCCTTGACTGTTGAACGGATGGCCAACTCGGTGTAACTGGAGAAAATTCTTTGGTGCCCATCTTGCTGGAGCAGTTTCTTGAGGTGGCCTCTGCAACGGAGAGTGACGTGCCACTAAAGGTATGGAAGGAGTTATATTATCATTGCAGTAAGTGAGTGATTAATATAAGACCCTTGTGTAATTTTTCTAGTTACCGTTTTTGTCTACATCAGGTTTGTTCTGTTAAAGCTGGAGGGATGATGTCCCTAGCAATTGATAGCATTGGTGTCCTCTGGGTGTGGGGAAATTTCCCACACGAAAGCAGCAGCAATGAAGGTGGGTTCTCGCTGATTAGTAGTTGCACCCCAACTCCTGTTTGGGATTTCTATGGCCATGTTGTTGTGAGGGTGGCATGTGGAAATGAGCATGTTGTGGCCCTGGTTTCTGCCGGAGAAACATATAAAGGTGAAGATCTTGTTTGCTTCTCTTGGGGCGGTAACGGCCATGGCCAGTTAGGCCTGGGGGATAAAGAGAGCAGGAATCGTCCTCAAATAGTAGAACTATTTGATCACGACTCCCCTTTCGCAGTTTATGAGGTAGTATGTGGTGCTTTTCACACAGCATTGCTTACCCACAGAAAAAGCCCAAATGACACATTGGAAAGCATGTGTTGGACGTTCGGCCTTGGAGAAAATGGGCAGCTCGGGCATGGAACCACCGAAAGTGGATTGTCTCCTGAACCTGTGAAAAAACTGCCACAGAATGTATATCTGGTGTCTGTTGACTGTGGCTTATTTCACACCAGCGTTGTTT includes:
- the LOC126631673 gene encoding uncharacterized protein LOC126631673; this translates as MDSVASTSSPPNHHPRRPRTRFKPTQPFADRILRALHHHLRLLHRRDSNFFVLGATGNVYTVSLSATPSCTCPDRTTPCKHIFFVFIRALGLPLDDACLRRRTLRPCQVNRLLGLPTLPEALAAFSLRERFHQLFFQGSSSSSATKPRHQVEIEEGSSCPVCLEEMAGKQEKVVACGTCRNPIHEECLMTWKRSSGGRSASCVICRARWKDINRIMKQDKYLNLAAYYATNHDQDDIGNASEGLSGDG
- the LOC126631675 gene encoding ultraviolet-B receptor UVR8-like, which gives rise to MEEEHVTPPNGDNLSQKVVAVAAGEAHTLALTGDGFVYSWGRGMFGRLGTGSESDELAPVRIKFNDPRSEEGARLKFVGVAAGAYHSLALAEDGSVWCWGHNKYGQLGVTGENSLVPILLEQFLEVASATESDVPLKVCSVKAGGMMSLAIDSIGVLWVWGNFPHESSSNEGGFSLISSCTPTPVWDFYGHVVVRVACGNEHVVALVSAGETYKGEDLVCFSWGGNGHGQLGLGDKESRNRPQIVELFDHDSPFAVYEVVCGAFHTALLTHRKSPNDTLESMCWTFGLGENGQLGHGTTESGLSPEPVKKLPQNVYLVSVDCGLFHTSVVSSAGDVWSWGMEKGLGLCRDATFSETDSGDAISPLQINGLNGTKFQDPIQVVCGAAHTVLVANDGFKLWSWGRGRSGVLGNGKTIDCYSPAEVLWPLLTADFKQEELNTDDKRKPIADGGNRGERNLTGDAEAEM